One window of Psychrobacillus sp. FSL H8-0483 genomic DNA carries:
- a CDS encoding putative thiazole-containing bacteriocin maturation protein, producing MPNLTPMMRLKVKRDTFFLPDSNSGVYFRNNKSSFHVEGNEIVQWIEKLIPMFNGKNTLEYLTDGLPGPYRDRVYEIAEVLYRNEYVRDVSQDLPHQLADPVLNKYASQIEFLDSFGDSSAYRFQTYRQAKVLAVGSGPFFVSLVSSLLESGLPKFQILITDSVSTNRRRVMELVAHARKSDTEVAVEEVSLQKEGRHFWREIVQPFDSILYVSQEGDIEELRVLHEVCREEKKVFLPAICQQRVGLAGPLVHPDSKRCWESAWRRMHRAVLSKEQQFTTFSATAGAMLANVITFELFKEITGVTESEQRNLFYLLDLDTLEGNWHSFLPHPLVDGHVSSEWVTDLDVRLEQSLSKDETNGLLLYFSLLTSEVSGIFHVWEEGDLKQLPLAQCRVQAVDMLSKGPAELLPDIVSTGLTHEEARRKAGLAGIESYVSRAVELLVATLPSYLEKGENVVEIKEFIGVGAGETVAEGICRGLQGCLDKELSMQLINKKNHVARLQLDMVEDERCRFYLEALTTMHGSPTIGLGEEVNGFPVIWVGTNDGWYGGVDLNITLALRKALQQALMKVQSPTASHPVQAREVSSVILEEKVPLSLVISACDENRQSEILQSAIQILERNHKRLLVLDLAFEPFLKEGIAGLFGVLLREERGFR from the coding sequence ATGCCAAATTTGACCCCTATGATGCGTCTGAAAGTGAAAAGGGACACATTTTTTCTCCCCGATTCAAATAGTGGTGTGTATTTTCGAAATAATAAAAGTTCTTTTCATGTGGAAGGAAATGAGATCGTTCAGTGGATTGAAAAACTGATACCGATGTTCAACGGGAAGAACACGTTAGAGTATTTGACAGATGGATTACCTGGTCCATATCGGGATCGCGTCTATGAGATTGCGGAAGTGCTATACCGAAATGAATATGTTCGGGATGTGAGCCAAGATCTTCCTCATCAATTGGCGGATCCGGTTCTTAATAAGTATGCTTCTCAAATTGAGTTTTTGGACAGTTTCGGTGATTCGAGTGCGTACCGATTTCAAACCTATCGTCAGGCAAAAGTGTTGGCAGTTGGCTCGGGTCCTTTTTTTGTTTCGTTGGTTTCTTCATTACTTGAATCCGGATTGCCCAAGTTCCAAATTCTAATCACGGACTCGGTGTCGACCAATAGACGGCGGGTGATGGAACTCGTGGCACATGCACGTAAATCTGATACCGAGGTAGCGGTAGAAGAGGTTAGCCTGCAGAAGGAGGGAAGACATTTTTGGCGGGAGATTGTTCAACCGTTTGATTCGATATTGTATGTGTCTCAGGAGGGCGATATTGAGGAACTCCGAGTTCTTCATGAGGTTTGTAGGGAAGAAAAGAAGGTGTTTCTCCCTGCTATATGCCAACAGCGTGTGGGCCTTGCGGGTCCGCTAGTGCATCCTGACTCTAAGAGGTGTTGGGAGTCTGCGTGGAGGCGCATGCACAGAGCTGTACTTTCCAAAGAGCAACAGTTCACCACTTTCTCTGCAACAGCAGGGGCAATGTTAGCAAATGTAATCACATTTGAATTGTTTAAAGAGATTACTGGAGTAACCGAATCTGAACAAAGGAACCTATTCTATCTACTTGATCTAGACACATTGGAAGGAAACTGGCATTCGTTTTTGCCTCATCCGTTGGTGGATGGACACGTGTCTAGCGAATGGGTAACAGATTTGGATGTGCGTCTTGAACAAAGCTTAAGCAAAGATGAAACGAATGGATTATTACTTTACTTCAGCCTGTTGACATCGGAAGTATCAGGGATTTTTCATGTTTGGGAGGAAGGAGATCTAAAGCAGCTGCCTTTAGCTCAGTGCCGCGTACAGGCGGTTGATATGTTGTCGAAGGGACCCGCTGAGCTTTTACCAGACATTGTTTCTACAGGTCTGACGCATGAGGAAGCACGGAGGAAAGCAGGACTGGCTGGGATAGAATCGTATGTGTCACGAGCGGTTGAACTACTCGTTGCGACCCTACCTTCATATCTGGAAAAAGGGGAGAATGTAGTAGAAATAAAGGAATTCATCGGAGTTGGAGCGGGGGAAACGGTTGCGGAAGGTATTTGCCGGGGATTGCAAGGGTGTTTGGACAAAGAGCTAAGCATGCAGCTGATAAATAAAAAAAATCATGTTGCTCGGTTGCAATTGGATATGGTAGAAGATGAACGTTGCCGGTTTTATTTGGAGGCACTGACCACGATGCATGGCTCACCGACGATCGGTTTAGGAGAGGAAGTGAACGGTTTCCCTGTCATTTGGGTCGGAACGAATGACGGCTGGTATGGTGGTGTAGATTTGAATATTACATTGGCGTTGCGAAAAGCGTTACAACAGGCGCTTATGAAGGTACAATCCCCTACGGCTTCCCACCCGGTGCAAGCGCGGGAAGTTTCGTCCGTCATACTGGAAGAAAAGGTGCCACTAAGCCTTGTTATCTCCGCTTGTGATGAGAACAGACAGTCCGAGATTTTGCAATCCGCTATACAAATTCTAGAACGGAATCACAAACGGCTTTTAGTGCTTGATCTAGCATTTGAACCATTTTTGAAAGAGGGAATCGCAGGGCTGTTTGGCGTGTTGTTACGAGAGGAGAGAGGATTCCGGTGA
- a CDS encoding S8 family serine peptidase: MRKRRNKKFVNVMTAGLVSAVLLSTSTGNSFAYDDTVAETLVTQGSMQLQNNPVVDSHTVTLITGEVVMLDRYADGLQAATIAPSPDGEAMEITKIQLGDEVYVIPAKAQPYIEADELDRELFNITKLVDYGYDDSNGSEIPVIATYSDTMATVGKALEKVSPAGSKKDKVLESANAVALKVDKSNAETFWEAIDDDSDSAATEPELAGGIKKLWLDKQVQVTLEQSVPQIGAPTVWEAGYDGEGVKVAVLDTGIDPNHADVKASIITAKNFTNDSDYIDGHGHGTHVASTIAGSGAASGGKLRGVAPGAELLIGKVLNNEGSGPESGIIAAMDWAVEEGADVVSMSLGSTIPSDGTDPMSQAVNHLSETTDTLFVIAAGNAGPDKKTIGAPGAAEKALTVGAVDKNDVLASFSSRGPIIENYRVKPEITAPGVGIVAARAVGTSMGTVVDANYTAANGTSMATPHIAGAAAILKQRHPDWSADRIKQVLVGTAKSNANDTAYQQGGGRVSIVNALDANIYSSPAVVSLGGAEETSEPLEQTFDYVNPSDSEIKVTLNMESKNEKGAPAPDGMFTLSDTEVTIPANSSSEVKVTFDPSIGNVSDYKVVVTATSSDGKTVTTTIGATKKVPSVDLTLQLIDRNGDPAYGEVFVVNLDTGLNKTVYANRDTGIKLIEVPEGRYSVMGTVYTHDEAGWRVESHTLAGVPEVELSKNTMLTLDAQLGKEVEISTPKESEGNGYKLGYRQTNGKFMVDFMKGFVAPYFDHPYVVPTEPVTDGTSDFDFEFNFQQRKYAPLIRASYDGSDSSIPLEHVMYTPKLDGDKTLEAVNLGFARPDDLSGKDVSGKLAVITRDTTSTITDQIKVVTAAGAVGVFIVYDGPGIYWTSVFKTAGITIPAWTLKQDDGAVLFDRIANGTTSINLKGIANSPYVYNMAMMVPDVIPANPVDEMTAENSAVVNAHYRGTRGRVISESLAPIRPGEAGIFLFPEFLDAPLDREEWYSTGSMSPTMKDMKWYHAVYDENRISRNMKDIFRNYLPGEQREETWLGAANGPAQQDNTMAFREGDTVTLNMQEQGDSQPGHWGTFYYPEDTSMVRMYQDGKLLTERKYFSWQAPLTVSPDPATYQITMDTAHPTGFRMSTKTNTAWTFMSQRPTSGQENLALLWPKYDISLDGENKAKGGITDHFDLSFVLQSGATADIKGVEVQVSTDDGETWNTTKVKEQNKKDSRYKVWVKNPDTGYVSLRIKAWDGNGSQIEQTIIKTYAVR; this comes from the coding sequence ATGAGAAAGAGGAGAAACAAAAAATTTGTTAATGTAATGACCGCAGGATTGGTATCTGCAGTACTTTTGTCAACAAGTACTGGTAATTCATTTGCTTATGATGACACCGTCGCAGAAACGCTGGTCACTCAGGGGTCTATGCAACTGCAGAACAACCCAGTTGTCGACTCGCACACTGTTACCCTTATCACGGGCGAAGTTGTGATGCTCGACCGTTATGCCGACGGATTACAGGCAGCGACAATCGCACCGTCACCCGATGGCGAAGCAATGGAAATAACGAAGATCCAGTTGGGTGACGAAGTCTATGTCATCCCGGCTAAAGCGCAGCCGTATATCGAAGCGGATGAGCTCGACCGTGAACTGTTCAACATCACCAAGTTGGTAGATTACGGATACGACGACTCCAATGGCTCCGAGATACCGGTGATCGCGACTTACTCGGACACAATGGCTACAGTGGGCAAGGCATTAGAAAAGGTGTCTCCCGCAGGTTCTAAGAAGGACAAGGTATTAGAGAGTGCCAACGCAGTTGCGCTAAAAGTAGACAAATCGAATGCAGAGACGTTCTGGGAAGCAATCGACGATGATAGTGACTCCGCGGCGACCGAGCCGGAGCTGGCTGGTGGTATAAAGAAGTTGTGGCTTGACAAACAAGTACAAGTGACGCTAGAACAGAGTGTTCCGCAGATCGGAGCACCGACTGTATGGGAAGCTGGATATGATGGTGAAGGCGTGAAAGTAGCTGTCTTGGACACTGGAATCGATCCGAATCATGCTGATGTTAAAGCATCTATTATAACAGCAAAGAACTTCACGAACGATTCTGATTATATAGATGGTCACGGTCACGGAACGCATGTTGCTTCGACGATCGCGGGATCTGGAGCTGCTTCCGGCGGTAAATTAAGGGGAGTAGCTCCAGGTGCAGAACTTTTAATTGGGAAGGTGCTTAACAATGAAGGGTCAGGTCCTGAGTCGGGAATCATCGCTGCAATGGATTGGGCAGTCGAGGAAGGCGCCGATGTCGTCAGTATGAGTCTTGGTAGTACTATTCCGAGTGACGGCACAGATCCAATGAGTCAAGCGGTTAACCATTTGAGTGAAACCACTGACACATTGTTTGTGATTGCGGCAGGTAATGCAGGACCCGATAAGAAAACCATAGGCGCGCCAGGTGCAGCCGAAAAAGCATTGACTGTTGGGGCAGTTGACAAAAACGACGTGTTAGCTTCTTTCTCAAGCCGTGGTCCGATTATCGAGAATTACCGTGTCAAACCAGAAATTACGGCACCAGGTGTAGGAATCGTAGCTGCCCGTGCTGTAGGAACCTCTATGGGTACTGTCGTTGACGCCAATTACACGGCTGCTAATGGTACATCGATGGCTACACCACATATTGCTGGTGCCGCAGCAATTCTTAAACAAAGGCATCCGGACTGGTCTGCTGACCGAATTAAGCAGGTGTTGGTAGGAACGGCTAAGTCAAATGCCAACGATACGGCCTATCAGCAGGGTGGCGGACGTGTAAGCATTGTAAACGCTCTGGATGCGAACATCTATAGCAGTCCTGCAGTCGTCAGTCTTGGAGGCGCTGAGGAAACTAGTGAGCCACTCGAGCAGACATTTGATTATGTCAATCCATCCGATAGTGAAATAAAAGTAACGCTTAATATGGAATCTAAAAATGAAAAAGGAGCACCGGCTCCAGATGGTATGTTTACACTAAGCGATACTGAAGTAACGATTCCTGCTAATAGCAGCAGTGAGGTGAAAGTGACCTTTGATCCTTCAATTGGAAATGTAAGCGATTACAAAGTGGTTGTTACAGCTACTTCAAGTGACGGTAAAACAGTAACCACGACCATTGGTGCGACGAAGAAGGTACCATCCGTGGATTTAACCCTTCAATTGATTGACCGCAATGGTGACCCAGCATATGGAGAAGTCTTTGTGGTTAACCTTGATACGGGATTAAACAAAACAGTCTACGCAAATAGAGACACTGGAATCAAGCTCATCGAAGTACCGGAAGGACGTTACTCGGTAATGGGAACCGTGTACACACACGATGAGGCTGGATGGCGAGTGGAGAGCCATACACTCGCAGGTGTGCCTGAGGTTGAGCTAAGCAAGAACACGATGCTCACGTTAGATGCACAGTTGGGCAAAGAGGTCGAAATCTCTACTCCTAAGGAGTCCGAGGGGAACGGATACAAATTAGGATACCGCCAGACTAACGGCAAGTTCATGGTTGATTTCATGAAAGGTTTTGTTGCACCATACTTTGATCACCCTTATGTGGTACCAACCGAACCTGTGACAGACGGCACGTCCGATTTTGATTTCGAGTTCAACTTCCAACAGCGCAAATACGCCCCTTTGATCCGTGCATCTTATGACGGAAGTGATAGTTCGATCCCGCTCGAGCATGTAATGTATACGCCTAAGTTGGATGGCGATAAGACACTCGAAGCAGTCAACCTCGGCTTTGCACGACCTGATGACCTCAGTGGTAAGGATGTCAGTGGCAAACTGGCAGTCATCACCCGTGATACGACATCGACGATTACTGACCAGATCAAAGTAGTGACGGCTGCCGGTGCAGTGGGTGTATTTATTGTCTACGATGGGCCAGGCATTTATTGGACTAGCGTATTTAAAACGGCTGGCATTACCATACCGGCATGGACCCTCAAACAAGACGACGGAGCGGTGCTCTTCGATCGAATTGCCAATGGTACTACTAGTATCAACTTAAAGGGTATTGCCAACAGCCCGTACGTGTATAACATGGCGATGATGGTTCCGGATGTCATCCCGGCAAACCCAGTCGACGAAATGACTGCAGAGAACTCTGCCGTGGTGAATGCACACTACCGCGGTACTAGGGGTAGAGTAATAAGCGAAAGCCTTGCTCCGATCCGCCCTGGTGAGGCCGGGATATTCCTGTTCCCGGAGTTCCTAGACGCACCACTAGACCGGGAAGAGTGGTACTCAACCGGCAGCATGTCGCCTACCATGAAAGATATGAAATGGTACCACGCGGTCTATGACGAAAATCGCATCAGCCGCAACATGAAGGATATATTCCGTAATTATCTGCCAGGTGAGCAGCGCGAAGAGACATGGCTGGGCGCAGCAAACGGTCCAGCTCAACAGGACAATACAATGGCGTTCCGTGAGGGAGACACAGTCACTCTCAACATGCAAGAACAGGGTGACAGCCAACCGGGGCACTGGGGCACTTTTTATTACCCTGAAGACACGTCGATGGTTCGAATGTATCAGGACGGGAAGCTCCTCACGGAGAGGAAGTATTTTTCATGGCAAGCGCCGCTGACGGTCAGCCCTGACCCAGCGACCTACCAAATCACGATGGACACTGCGCACCCGACGGGGTTCAGAATGTCTACAAAGACCAATACGGCGTGGACGTTCATGTCCCAGCGACCAACAAGTGGGCAGGAAAACCTGGCTCTGCTGTGGCCAAAGTATGACATTAGCCTGGATGGGGAGAACAAAGCAAAAGGTGGCATTACTGACCACTTCGATCTATCATTCGTTCTTCAATCAGGTGCTACCGCAGATATTAAAGGGGTTGAGGTCCAAGTATCCACTGACGACGGCGAAACCTGGAATACGACAAAAGTGAAGGAGCAGAATAAGAAAGATAGCCGCTATAAAGTGTGGGTGAAAAACCCAGACACTGGCTACGTTTCGCTTCGCATCAAGGCATGGGACGGAAACGGTAGCCAAATCGAACAGACTATAATTAAAACCTATGCTGTGCGCTAA
- a CDS encoding S8 family serine peptidase: MMRKKFNKIMTGSLAVGLLLSPGTPYNVLAESPYELKSVDHAEEILKTLTEEQRNALEQLETSTGFTISPDINVNSPELVKVIVEFEQAPVKIEVMKQAAKGKELSTATANEKVEQSHKAFKEHVQALKVKKDTTEYNVEDVNITREYKNAINGVAMTLPGMAVKDLLQSGVVKHIFKDYEVKVNPPVETQEAIEPKMGDSIPQIGVDKLHAENIKGKGIKVGVLDTGIDYNHPDLKGVYRGGYDFVDDDADPMETTYQDWIDAGEPIEPGYVYYTNHGTHVAGTIAAQQKNDVDYAVKGVAPEVDLYAYRVLGPWGGGNTAGILAGIDQAIADDMDVINLSLGAATNDPLYATSVAVNNAMLSGVVAVVAAGNAGPNEKTLGSPGTAALGISVGASDVSMTIPTFSGSVFTNENDNLQRQGEDLFHQLEDSKLDSEDLSSQLEDSKLDSEDLSSQLEDSKLDSEDSSSQLEDSKRFDTDFSSKLEDKKKELSHQLEDLQLLGKDFSDQLEDLQGQSLPFVYAGLGKVDDFTGKDVSGKIALIQRGELAFDEKIENAKNAGAKSVIVYNNVDGQIPAYLGEVVGLIPSFRLSKADGERLKELGEGSFTFETLSNTKTEGDHLADFSSRGPVNGNYDIKPDVVAPGVSVFSTTPEFINDPQDGINYGNAYVRMSGTSMATPHVAGAAALILQEHPEYTPFDVKLALMNTSDDLKGDNSVYEVGAGRIDAYQGVHADTSIKVWDKTQNIENGKVVEIDEETGSIVFGKYYKKDDQPIEASKKVTVQNNSQEEKSFTLEVEYHGERKGIQDAVSNGVTLNVPSSITVGSGQVQEIQPNMTVPTSAAGGRYEGYIHVTNANNPDETYQIPFAVMVTEKGFDYVKTTRPSVTNTTAFWQYNDKIIHIIMKINSPMKTMDVLVKDSKTGKAVGFIGTANISKLQLDREVYLTGAFSGTVLPFTNDPANPISDLPIKLPAGDYILELIAHDEDGKSYVYVNPLIVDNEAPEVNMDIKSGVIEINDSMFTVEDGQKAMWLHGTAKDATVDLLQSKGLDVDQSSNTMAYYAGDSTYIAGFFPVQANGDVKLGIEESDIAKQPLRFWLRTWDTATAVGYQKYYFMKEGTEYTTTSYNKQELRLGDNFTMTLSLNNVKQLVSGEFNVEFLKDYFKFSNVKLNTAVKQYAMEKGLQVSLHEPAVTEGLYNNSLNIGASITGNAFKGLNGDMPFLDVTFKVVKGEVYEDVQGFEVKKGSYKKSGQIASTAIPFYNTQDLKVIPTHTQLIGSISPEAFILQSSGAEYLKAADYSKIGAQVYALSRSGKKYKGTIKRNASFEINGIPASDQVYTAVFEVPGHLKVMKKFIPGYHDAKGELRGQFIRIGQRSIAGDVNGDKMIDILDIQSIVDAYGTKDSSIVPQDINQDGVVDETDIRFVEKNFLTKGPDAPADKQPKEKIGKKGLEYFLRLIGLELKE; this comes from the coding sequence ATGATGAGGAAAAAATTCAATAAAATCATGACAGGATCGTTAGCGGTTGGACTGTTATTATCTCCAGGTACACCATATAACGTATTGGCAGAAAGCCCATATGAGTTGAAATCAGTTGATCATGCGGAAGAAATTCTAAAGACCCTGACTGAGGAACAACGAAATGCGTTAGAGCAATTAGAGACGAGTACAGGCTTTACGATTTCTCCGGATATTAATGTGAATAGCCCTGAATTAGTCAAAGTCATCGTGGAATTCGAACAGGCACCAGTGAAAATTGAAGTGATGAAGCAAGCCGCGAAAGGAAAAGAACTATCTACTGCTACTGCAAATGAAAAAGTGGAGCAATCACACAAAGCTTTTAAAGAGCATGTGCAAGCATTGAAAGTGAAGAAGGACACGACCGAATACAACGTGGAAGATGTAAACATTACAAGAGAATATAAAAATGCCATCAACGGTGTAGCGATGACGTTACCTGGTATGGCAGTAAAAGATTTGCTGCAATCTGGTGTAGTTAAACATATCTTTAAAGATTACGAGGTAAAAGTAAATCCACCGGTAGAAACGCAAGAAGCCATTGAACCTAAAATGGGAGATAGTATTCCGCAAATAGGCGTGGATAAGCTTCATGCCGAGAATATTAAGGGGAAAGGCATTAAAGTCGGTGTGCTGGATACAGGGATTGACTACAATCATCCAGACTTAAAAGGTGTTTATAGAGGAGGATATGATTTTGTAGATGATGATGCTGATCCGATGGAAACGACCTATCAGGATTGGATCGATGCTGGCGAGCCAATAGAACCAGGTTATGTGTATTATACGAATCATGGAACACATGTCGCAGGGACGATTGCAGCCCAACAGAAAAATGATGTGGACTATGCTGTGAAAGGGGTAGCACCGGAAGTAGATTTATATGCTTATCGAGTATTGGGACCTTGGGGTGGAGGAAATACAGCGGGAATACTTGCTGGAATCGATCAAGCGATTGCAGATGACATGGATGTCATTAATTTATCGCTCGGCGCCGCGACGAACGATCCTTTATACGCCACTTCTGTCGCAGTAAATAATGCTATGCTTTCAGGCGTAGTGGCCGTCGTTGCTGCAGGAAACGCCGGTCCGAACGAAAAAACGCTTGGTTCACCAGGAACAGCGGCTCTCGGTATTTCAGTCGGGGCGAGCGATGTTTCGATGACCATTCCTACATTTAGTGGGAGCGTTTTCACAAATGAAAATGATAATTTGCAACGTCAAGGCGAAGACCTTTTTCATCAATTAGAAGATTCAAAGCTTGACAGTGAGGACCTTTCTTCTCAATTAGAAGATTCAAAGCTTGACAGTGAGGACCTTTCCTCTCAATTAGAAGATTCAAAGCTTGACAGTGAGGACTCTTCTTCTCAATTAGAAGATTCAAAACGCTTCGACACAGATTTTTCTTCTAAATTAGAAGATAAGAAGAAGGAGTTGTCTCACCAATTAGAAGATTTGCAACTTCTGGGCAAAGATTTTTCTGACCAATTAGAAGATTTGCAAGGACAATCTTTACCATTTGTATATGCGGGACTGGGCAAAGTAGATGATTTTACAGGAAAAGATGTCAGCGGGAAAATTGCGTTGATTCAGCGCGGGGAACTTGCGTTTGATGAAAAAATCGAAAACGCCAAAAATGCTGGGGCTAAATCAGTGATTGTGTACAACAATGTCGACGGGCAAATACCTGCCTACTTGGGCGAGGTGGTCGGTTTAATCCCGTCTTTCCGCCTGTCAAAAGCAGATGGTGAGCGGTTAAAGGAGCTAGGTGAAGGTTCTTTCACATTTGAAACGTTAAGTAATACAAAAACAGAAGGCGATCATTTAGCTGATTTCAGTTCACGCGGACCGGTAAATGGAAATTATGATATCAAGCCGGATGTAGTCGCTCCAGGTGTGTCCGTATTCTCCACAACACCGGAATTCATCAATGATCCGCAGGACGGTATTAATTACGGGAATGCCTATGTACGTATGTCGGGAACATCGATGGCTACGCCACACGTGGCAGGTGCAGCCGCATTGATTTTACAGGAGCATCCGGAATACACGCCTTTCGATGTGAAATTGGCACTCATGAATACTTCGGATGATTTAAAAGGGGATAATTCTGTATACGAAGTGGGCGCGGGACGAATCGATGCCTATCAAGGGGTTCATGCAGATACATCCATCAAAGTATGGGATAAGACACAAAATATCGAAAATGGTAAAGTCGTAGAAATTGATGAAGAAACAGGTTCCATTGTATTCGGCAAGTATTATAAAAAAGATGATCAACCCATTGAAGCAAGTAAAAAGGTGACGGTTCAAAACAACAGTCAAGAAGAAAAATCTTTTACACTTGAAGTGGAGTATCACGGCGAGCGTAAAGGGATTCAAGATGCAGTGAGTAACGGTGTTACATTGAATGTGCCTTCATCGATTACAGTGGGAAGCGGCCAGGTACAGGAGATCCAGCCTAATATGACGGTGCCAACTAGCGCTGCGGGAGGAAGATATGAAGGGTATATTCATGTGACCAATGCCAACAATCCAGACGAAACCTATCAAATTCCATTTGCTGTGATGGTGACGGAAAAAGGATTTGATTATGTCAAAACGACTAGACCATCCGTGACAAATACGACAGCTTTCTGGCAATATAATGACAAAATTATCCATATCATCATGAAAATTAATAGCCCAATGAAAACCATGGATGTGCTTGTAAAAGACAGTAAAACAGGAAAAGCTGTTGGGTTCATAGGAACAGCTAATATTAGTAAATTACAATTAGATAGAGAAGTGTATCTTACTGGTGCGTTCAGCGGTACGGTCTTACCATTTACAAATGATCCTGCCAATCCAATCAGTGATCTTCCAATAAAGCTTCCAGCAGGCGATTATATACTGGAACTGATTGCACACGATGAGGATGGGAAATCATATGTTTATGTCAATCCGCTTATCGTGGACAATGAAGCACCAGAAGTCAACATGGATATAAAATCGGGTGTAATCGAAATCAATGATTCTATGTTTACAGTAGAAGATGGCCAAAAAGCAATGTGGCTGCATGGAACAGCTAAGGATGCGACAGTGGATTTATTACAATCTAAAGGGTTGGACGTCGATCAATCGTCCAATACTATGGCTTACTATGCAGGTGACTCTACGTATATAGCTGGGTTCTTCCCAGTTCAAGCGAATGGAGATGTAAAATTAGGAATTGAGGAAAGTGATATTGCAAAACAACCTTTAAGATTTTGGTTGAGAACGTGGGATACTGCAACGGCAGTTGGTTACCAAAAGTATTACTTCATGAAAGAAGGAACGGAATATACGACTACTAGTTATAACAAGCAAGAGTTGAGACTCGGTGATAACTTTACGATGACACTCAGCCTTAATAATGTGAAACAGCTTGTCTCCGGAGAATTTAATGTAGAGTTCTTAAAAGATTACTTCAAGTTCTCGAATGTGAAGCTGAACACTGCAGTCAAACAATATGCAATGGAAAAAGGCTTACAGGTATCACTACATGAGCCTGCTGTGACGGAAGGTTTATACAATAATAGTTTGAACATCGGTGCTTCCATTACTGGAAATGCATTCAAAGGGCTGAACGGAGACATGCCGTTCCTCGATGTAACGTTTAAAGTAGTGAAAGGTGAAGTTTACGAAGATGTTCAAGGATTTGAAGTCAAGAAGGGGTCTTATAAGAAATCAGGACAAATAGCAAGCACTGCTATTCCTTTTTATAACACTCAAGATCTTAAAGTAATTCCTACACATACACAGTTGATAGGATCCATCAGTCCGGAAGCATTTATTTTACAAAGTTCAGGGGCGGAATATTTGAAAGCGGCGGATTATTCGAAAATAGGGGCACAAGTATACGCTCTTTCCAGAAGCGGTAAAAAGTATAAAGGAACAATTAAAAGAAATGCATCTTTCGAGATCAATGGTATTCCGGCTTCCGATCAAGTGTATACAGCAGTTTTTGAAGTTCCAGGGCATCTTAAAGTGATGAAGAAATTCATTCCTGGATATCATGATGCAAAAGGGGAGCTACGTGGGCAATTTATAAGAATTGGCCAGAGAAGTATTGCAGGGGATGTGAATGGCGACAAAATGATTGATATCCTCGATATCCAGAGTATCGTTGATGCATACGGTACTAAGGATTCATCCATCGTGCCGCAAGATATCAATCAAGATGGTGTGGTAGACGAAACAGACATTCGCTTCGTGGAGAAAAATTTCTTAACGAAAGGACCTGACGCACCTGCCGATAAACAGCCGAAAGAAAAAATTGGCAAGAAAGGGCTGGAATACTTCCTACGCCTGATCGGTCTTGAACTGAAGGAATGA
- a CDS encoding response regulator transcription factor: MIQILLVDDHTVLRDGIRSILALESDIQVVGEAISGDEVLKKVEEFQPDCILMDINLPGKNGIEVTSLVKSQYPNCRVLVLTMFEDEEYLMEALRAGADGYLLKDTSSEQVLAAIRMVSQGNSVINPSMTKKLVTYHHQELNGNILTEREKEVLFELVKGLSNKEISEALFISDKNVKIHINNIFRKLNVKSRTQAIIYAVRNQLVPFS, encoded by the coding sequence ATGATTCAAATATTATTAGTGGATGATCATACGGTCTTGCGTGATGGAATTCGAAGTATATTGGCTCTTGAATCCGACATCCAAGTTGTAGGAGAGGCTATTTCCGGGGATGAGGTGTTGAAGAAAGTAGAAGAGTTTCAACCGGATTGTATTTTGATGGACATTAATCTTCCAGGAAAAAATGGAATTGAGGTCACATCACTCGTGAAAAGTCAGTATCCGAACTGCCGAGTTCTCGTATTAACTATGTTTGAAGATGAAGAATACTTGATGGAAGCACTTCGAGCGGGTGCAGACGGCTATTTATTGAAAGATACATCATCTGAACAAGTGCTAGCTGCCATTCGAATGGTATCACAAGGAAATTCTGTTATTAATCCTAGCATGACAAAAAAGTTGGTAACATATCATCACCAGGAACTAAACGGAAATATCCTAACAGAGCGTGAAAAAGAAGTCCTATTTGAATTGGTCAAAGGTCTTAGTAATAAAGAAATTTCTGAAGCCCTATTTATCAGTGACAAGAATGTTAAAATTCACATCAATAACATTTTTAGAAAGCTGAATGTGAAAAGCCGTACACAAGCAATCATTTATGCCGTTCGAAATCAACTTGTTCCCTTCTCTTAA